The Sesamum indicum cultivar Zhongzhi No. 13 linkage group LG1, S_indicum_v1.0, whole genome shotgun sequence genome includes a window with the following:
- the LOC105160563 gene encoding probable LRR receptor-like serine/threonine-protein kinase At4g31250 encodes MDRSTPSWFITLLMLSLCAIPASSQDDTAYAKSLLKFKESLTNVTMLDNWREPVQKLCSWNTPVWNGCLCVNDSFWGLKLEGMGLGGKLDVDSLSELPLRSLSVMNNNFSGPFPSNINKLGKLRGLFLANNNFSGEIPDDAFSGMRAMTKVVLGDNSFMGKIPMSLLGLPRLVDLQLQDNQFNGRIPDFWQADLKVNFSNNKLEGAIPNTLRDQNASSFSGNLNLCGEPLDPCKRKNSTKKIAIIIAAVVVLALAAFIVLFVFYRRRQKPLKHEKSVDHLQTEEPNKGTVTYKNSEHGKLYFVRNDTQKFELEELLRASAEVLGSGSFGSSYKAVLFTGQTYVVRRFRNMSNVGKEEFYEHMRRLGRLTHRNLLPLIAFYYRKEEKLLITDFVENGSLASLLHGKRTPNQPLLDWPMRLRIIKGVARGLAYLYKELPMLTLPHGHLKSSNILVDATYEPLLADYALAPVINKDHAKEFMVAYKSPESTQNDMVTRKTDVWSLGILILELLTGRFPANYLKQGRGPSADLASWVNSVVREEWTGEVFDKDVSLARNGEGQMLRLLKIGMCCCEWNVEKRWGFREAVEKIEELKERDSDDDYSSYASEGDLYSSRAMTDDDFSFSKA; translated from the exons ATGGATCGTAGTACTCCTTCTTGGTTCATCACCCTCTTGATGCTGTCATTATGTGCAATCCCAGCATCATCGCAGGACGACACGGCCTATGCCAAATCCCTCCTCAAGTTCAAAGAATCTCTGACTAATGTTACCATGCTCGATAACTGGAGAGAACCGGTCCAGAAGTTGTGTTCTTGGAACACCCCTGTTTGGAATGGCTGCTTGTGTGTGAATGATTCTTTTTGGGGACTAAAGCTTGAAGGGATGGGGCTAGGAGGAAAACTCGACGTTGACTCACTATCAGAACTGCCGCTTCGCAGCCTAAGTGTTATGAACAACAACTTTTCAGGGCCATTTCCAAGTAACATAAACAAGCTTGGAAAGCTGAGAGGTCTGTTCTTGGCTAATAATAACTTCAGTGGTGAGATTCCTGATGATGCCTTTTCAGGGATGAGGGCTATGACAAAAGTGGTGTTGGGAGATAACTCTTTTATGGGGAAAATTCCTATGTCTTTGTTGGGATTGCCTAGGCTGGTGGACTTGCAGCTTCAGGATAATCAGTTTAACGGGCGCATACCGGACTTTTGGCAGGCGGATTTGAAAGTGAATTTCTCTAACAACAAGCTCGAGGGGGCGATACCAAACACACTCAGAGACCAGAATGCAAGCTCATTTTCTG GAAATCTTAACCTATGTGGTGAGCCACTGGATCCATGCAAAAGAAAGAATTCGACCAAGAAAATCGCGATCATCATAGCTGCTGTGGTGGTATTGGCATTAGCAGCCTTCATAGTACTCTTCGTCTTCTACCGTAGGCGCCAAAAGCCtctaaaacatgaaaaatcaGTTGACCATCTCCAAACAGAAGAGCCAAACAAGGGTACCGTAACTTACAAGAACAGTGAACATGGAAAACTGTACTTTGTGAGAAATGACACGCAGAAATTTGAGTTGGAAGAGCTGCTAAGGGCATCTGCTGAAGTCTTGGGAAGTGGAAGCTTCGGCTCTTCTTACAAGGCCGTACTTTTCACCGGCCAGACGTACGTCGTGAGGCGGTTCAGAAACATGAGCAATGTTGGAAAAGAAGAATTCTATGAGCACATGAGACGGCTGGGGAGGCTAACGCACCGTAATCTACTGCCTCTTATAGCTTTCTATTacaggaaagaagaaaagctCCTGATCactgattttgttgaaaacgGCAGCCTGGCTAGTCTGCTTCATG GCAAAAGAACTCCTAACCAACCACTGCTCGACTGGCCGATGCGCTTAAGAATCATCAAGGGTGTTGCAAGGGGATTGGCCTACCTATACAAAGAACTCCCAATGCTAACTCTGCCTCACGGCCACCTGAAGTCATCAAACATTCTTGTCGACGCAACATATGAACCCCTTCTAGCTGATTATGCACTAGCACCTGTGATCAACAAGGACCATGCCAAAGAATTCATGGTGGCCTACAAGTCTCCTGAATCCACGCAAAACGACATGGTAACAAGGAAAACCGACGTATGGAGCCTAGGGATACTAATACTAGAGCTGCTGACAGGCCGGTTCCCGGCTAACTATCTGAAGCAAGGCAGAGGGCCTAGTGCTGATTTGGCTAGTTGGGTTAACTCTGTTGTGAGGGAAGAATGGACCGGTGAGGTGTTCGACAAGGACGTAAGCCTAGCACGCAACGGGGAAGGCCAGATGCTGAGGCTGCTCAAGATTGGGATGTGTTGCTGTGAGTGGAATGTGGAGAAGAGGTGGGGATTTAGAGAGGCAGTTGAGAAGATTGAAGAGTTGAAAGAGAGGGATAGTGATGATGACTACTCTTCTTATGCAAGTGAGGGGGATTTGTACTCCTCCAGAGCAATGACTGATGATGATTTCTCATTCTCTAAAGCATGA
- the LOC105160644 gene encoding gamma-glutamylcyclotransferase 2-1-like: MVFWVFGYGSLVWNPGFEFDEKVIGFVKDYRRVFDLACIDHRGTPDHPARTCTLEQEEGAVCWGAAYCVRGGPEKEKAAMAYLERRECEYDQKTLVDFFKEGEPEQPLLTGVIVFTSTPDRISNKYYLGPAPLEDMARQIAMAFGPCGNNRDYLFLLEKAMFDIGHEDDYVIELANEVRKVLGVVGGVRKEKKLSAPSDVPLKSFLSPKLMPLPEAIAMDS, from the exons atggTGTTCTGGGTTTTTGGATATGGGTCACTGGTGTGGAACCCgggttttgaatttgatgagaAGGTGATTGGGTTTGTCAAGGATTACAGGCGGGTGTTTGATCTTG CCTGCATTGATCACAGAGGCACTCCAGACCACCCTGCAAGAACCTGCACTTTGGAACAGGAGGAAGGAGCCGTCTGC TGGGGAGCTGCCTATTGTGTGCGTGGAGGGCcggagaaagaaaaagcagCAATGGCG TATCTGGAACGAAGAGAGTGCGAGTATGACCAAAAAACTTTGGTGGACTTCTTCAAA GAAGGTGAACCTGAGCAGCCCTTGTTAACTGGGGTGATAGT GTTCACGTCCACTCCCGACAGGATATCAAATAAGTACTACTTGGGACCTGCTCCCTTGGAGGACATGGCTAGGCAAATCGCAATGGCCTTTGGGCCTTGTGGGAACAACAGGGACTACCTCTTCTTGTTGGAGAAAGCCATGTTTGATATTG GTCATGAAGACGACTATGTAATCGAGCTGGCAAATGAAGTGAGGAAGGTTCTTGGAGTCGTTGGCGGTGTGCGAAAGGAGAAGAAGTTGTCTGCCCCATCCGATGTTCCTCTGAAGTCGTTCTTGTCACCCAAGTTAATGCCATTGCCTGAAGCAATTGCTATGGATTCTTGA
- the LOC105160485 gene encoding uncharacterized protein LOC105160485, producing the protein MALSMNIATANTLKLNFPTKQVIFPCNNSTKPPHCIPVQQQVDPGIMCECCSGRGWLLCEFCKGQKVNVKSESNRIYRRCPSCRAIGSVLCSKCKVYKCVTFPDQTDGEEFTF; encoded by the exons ATGGCTCTCTCTATGAACATTGCTACTGCCAACACTTTGAAACTCAACTTTCCTACAAAACAAGTAATATTTCCATGTAATAACTCAACCAAGCCTCCACACTGCATCCCAGTTCAACAACAG GTAGATCCTGGGATTATGTGCGAGTGTTGCAGTGGGAGAGGGTGGCTGCTGTGTGAGTTCTGTAAAGGGCAAAAGGTCAATGTGAAATCAGAGAGCAACAGGATCTACCGTAGATGCCCTTCCTGTAGAGCT ATCGGAAGCGTATTGTGTTCAAAATGCAAGGTCTACAAATGCGTCACATTTCCAGATCAGACAGATGGAGAGGAGTTCACCTTTTGA
- the LOC105160396 gene encoding uncharacterized protein LOC105160396 — MEWRKCYLDLILVPLGFMICMGYQVWLWHKVRTHPFSTVIGRNAHGRRFWVSCIIKDNDKKNILAVQTLRNTIMGSTLMASTSILLCTGLAAVISSTYSVKKPIKDAVYGAHGEVMVALKYVTLLLFFLFSFICHSLSIRFINQVNFLINCPPESANGVVTAEYVAELLERGFALNTVGNRLFYSAVPLLLWIFGPVLVFICSVTMVPLLYNLDLVFIAEKRKLGSENGNGNHCITV; from the exons atggAATGGAGAAAATGTTATCTGGACTTAATACTAGTACCTCTGGGATTCATGATATGCATGGGTTATCAGGTGTGGCTGTGGCATAAGGTCCGGACCCACCCCTTCTCTACTGTCATCGGAAGAAACGCCCATGGCCGTCGATTCTGGGTCTCCTGTATTATCAAG GATAACGACAAGAAAAACATCCTGGCCGTCCAAACGCTCCGCAACACGATCATGGGGTCCACACTGATGGCCTCGACCTCGATCCTCCTCTGCACCGGCCTCGCCGCCGTCATCAGCAGCACCTACAGCGTAAAGAAGCCTATAAAGGACGCGGTCTACGGCGCGCACGGCGAGGTCATGGTGGCGCTGAAGTACGTCactctcctcctcttcttcctcttctccttcATCTGCCACTCGCTCTCGATCAGGTTCATCAACCAGGTTAACTTCCTCATCAACTGTCCGCCGGAAAGCGCGAACGGCGTCGTGACGGCGGAGTACGTGGCGGAGCTGCTGGAGCGGGGGTTCGCGCTGAACACGGTGGGAAACAGGCTGTTCTACAGCGCGGTGCCGCTGCTGCTGTGGATATTTGGGCCGGTGCTGGTGTTCATTTGTTCGGTGACGATGGTGCCTCTGCTCTACAATTTGGATTTGGTATTCATTGCTGAGAAACGGAAATTGGGGAGTGAGAATGGGAATGGAAATCACTGTATAACAGTATGA
- the LOC105155936 gene encoding uncharacterized protein LOC105155936 — MVEAEEDEDEDEEAAAAEEQEEQVVMETDPDSDPEAQGRVTKFLFETGSKKQRRRMKRQKRKLETLNPWGYFTSAKIKHEESSSINQNVGNTNKNIVASAVDETNADAKEQIMATVLWENALRINAILEGNLADDVDYKLSDLKNADAVQIDVTRRQGDKLIDCLGKISATLNQLCDLVQKCN, encoded by the exons ATGGTGGAGGCGGAGGAGGATGAGGACGAGGACGAGGAGGCGGCTGCGGCGGAGGAGCAAGAGGAACAAGTAGTTATGGAGACTGACCCGGACTCCGACCCGGAAGCTCAGGGCCGTGTGACCAAGTTCTTATTCGAAACGG GTTCCAAGAAGCAAAGGCGCAGGATGAAGCGTCAAAAGCGGAAACTTGAAACCCTAAATCCCTGGGGATACTTCACCAGTGCAAAGATAAAGCATGAAGAATCGAGTAGCATAAATCAAAATGTGggaaacacaaataaaaacatcGTTGCAAGTGCGGTCGACGAGACTAATGCAGACGCGAAAGAGCAAATAATGGCTACAGTACTGTGGGAGAATGCACTACGTATTAATGCCATACTGGAAGGGAACCTAGCTGATGATGTAGATTATAAATTGTCGGATTTGAAGAATGCTGATGCTGTACAAATTGATGTTACTAGACGCCAAGGTGATAAGCTTATTGATTGTCTCGGAAAGATTTCAGCAACTCTTAACCAGCTTTGTGATTTAGTCCAGAAATGCAACTGA